The genome window CCTGAACCATATCTCTGCGATACCTGGTTTTTCACCAACCTCTTTCCCTTTGAAAGTAAACCAGACTGCCAGCAAGAATGCAGCCGCCCCAATTAACACATTCTGTGCCATCTTCACGATAACCGCCACTGACATTGCCTTCTCACCAGCTATAGCACCTGCTGCAACAACTGCCCCTGTCGTATCAATAGTTCCACCTATCCATGCGCCAGCCACTGCATCGGGCATACCAACTGCCTTTGCAATAATAGGCATAAGTATCAGCATCGGGACTGCACAGAGTAGAACCAGAGAGATTGCATGGCTTACCTTCTTCGGGTCACCCTTTACAGCACCTCCTGCGGCTATCGCTGCAGAGACACCGCAGATAGAGACCGCAGTTCCGAGGATGGAGGCAAACTCGTCATCAAGACCGATTTTTTTCGAAATCCAGAAACAGGCATAGAAAACAACCACGATCATCAGAATAGCCTGAAGCATCCCATAGACTCCAACCTTCGCAATTACGCCAAAGAGCACCTCTGCACCCAAGAGGACAAGTCCTATCTTGATGAAGAACTCAGTCTTTACAGCGGTCTTGAGCCAATCAGGCACACCAATAACATTGCTTATAAAGAGCCCGACAAGGAGTGCCCAGAAGACAACCTCAAATCCGTAGTAAGCAAGTGTAGAGTTTCCACTGATGAAAAAGGAAAATGCCACAAGGATCCAGACGATAGGGAAACCCATAGTGAAGTTCTTTATAGACTCTCCCATAAGAAGCATTCCTACTCCAGCAAGGACATAGAATCCTATAAGTATATACAGGGCATTCTTCAGATTACCAGCCGAGAGAACCTTCCCTATGGTATTACCAGCAGGACCCTTGATGTCTTTACCGAGTTTCTCCCCCTTCTTTTTAAGGTCCTTATCCTTTGCTTCCTTTGCCGCCTTCTCGAGTTTTCCAGCGGCATCTCCTATAGCCTTTCTGTCCTTTGCATCGAGGGCAGACTTAAGTGTTACTGCAGATTTTTGAAGGGCCTCTTCACCCTTTGCCTCCGCATCCTTTGCGAGGGATTCAACCTTTGTGGTAAAGCCTGCAATCTTGCCTTGAAATGCACCATCAGTCATCCACTTCCATCCTGGAAGTTTGATGGTAAGTCCAGCCATAAAGATGATCAGGATGAGAAAACCTATCCATACAGACATCCAGTCATCCTTCCTCCAGAGGGTAGTCCAGTCAATTCCTTGTTTTTCTGCCATATCCTAAAACACCTCCTCCCAAAATCAGATATTAAAACGCAATATTAAAACGCAGTACACCCTTTACCCTGGGCTTTAATTAATCCCTCTTATCACCTCCTTTCTCTATTTTTCATTCTATCATAAAACTATGCTTTGTCAAGTTTCTGTATCTTTACTTCTTCTCTGCTGCCTTCTTCATCTCCTCAAGCGCCTTTATCGCCTTGTTTACCTTCACAAAGTCATACCAGTTCTCGTTAGCAACAGGATATTTTAGATTGCTACCGTAAACTATCCACGAGTCATCATAATTGGCAGGGTCTTTAAAGCCCATCAGCCTCAACTGTAAATATGTAAGGGTAGAGCGGGTTCCTGTCTGGCAGTAACCAATTGTCCTTTTGTTTTTGTCGAGTTTTCCAAAGAGTTTTCCGAGTTCGTCCATCGAGTCAATCTTACCTGTCTTATGGTCGTAGGTCTCTGTATGGGATACATGAATCGTGGTATTAGGGATGTATCCACCTCTGAGTGCCCTTATATCAGCACCCTTATGTTCCTTCTCTGTCCTTGAATCTATAACCTGCACGCCCTTGACCTCTCCCTTTGCTATCTTCGCTATCTCAGAGGTAGGAGCGATCCTGCTTTTTACAACCTTTGCCTTGTATGTTGCGGCAGGGTGCTTCTTCTCAGCCTTATCAACGGGCTTGCCAGCTGCCTGCCATGACTCGATACCACCATTCATGAAATGCACATTTTTGTGACCGAGATACTCAAGTATCCAGAATGCAACCGATGCAGAGGTTATGTGTTTGGCATCGGAATAGACAACTACATGTTTATCTGCACTTATACCAGCACTACCCAATATCTTCTCAAGGTCTGCTGTCTTCTTTACCCTCGCAGTAGGGTCTCTGAGAATCTTGGAACATGGTCCACCGAGGCTTATTGCCCCAGAAATATGACCAGCGGCGTAAGCCTTTTCATCCCTGCAGTCAATCACGACCCAGTTGGGCTTGGCTATATTGTCAGCAATCATCTTAACATCTGCCAGTAAAGCAGGATTTGCATAATCTGCACTGAAGGCTGAAGGGACTACAAATAGTAAAGCGACAAACAATACAACAGACAACTTAAAACCTTTCATCCTCTTCATTATTACACCTCCCCCTTAAGTGATAAGGGATAAGCTTACCCCTTAATCCTTAAATCCTTTAGGACGTTAGATAATTTATCTATCTAACGTCCTTTAATCCTGACGATCCTTCACTCCTAACCTAACTTTGAACCACCTCCTTTCCCGATCAAAGAAGTCATCAATTAAAGGGGTCAAACCTATAAAAGATACATTCTTCCCCTGCCATATATCGGTTCAACCCCTAAAAAGAATTAAGCAATAATAATGCCATAGAGAAAGTCACAGAAAAATAAGAATTTTTTATTATTGGCGAAGGTCTATTGTGTTCCCGAATGAGGACAGAATTGAAATAATGTTCCCTTAAGGGAACTTAATCCACACCATAATCCTTCAGTCTTTTCCAGAGGACCTTTCTGCTTATTCCGAGCCTCTTTGCTGCTTCTGTCTTTTTCCCCCCTGCTTCATTGAGGGCTTTGAGAATCCTCTGTTTTTCAAAATGCCTGATACCTGCCTCAAGGGTGAGGTTCTCAGATATGCTTAATATCCCCTCCCTCATACTTGAAATCTCATCTGGCAGGTGGTTGGTTTCTATAACTCCATCCTTTGATAATACAACTGCCCTTTCTATAGCATGTTTTAGCTCCCTTACATTTCCCGGATAACTGTAAGACAGAAGCATGTCATAGGCAGTCTGGGAGATCTTTAAATCAGGCTTAGAAAACTTTTCGCCAAATTGTTTTAAAAAATGCTCTATCAGATAGGGGATATCTTCTTTCCTTTCTTTTAATGGCGGGATCGTTATCGGAATAACATTTATCCTGTAATAAAGGGCATCCTTGAACTCTCCATCCTTTATAGCCTCTTTAAGACTCCTGCTTGTAGCATAAATACTTCTTACATTGACCTTGATGGGTTCGCTACCACCTAATCTTACTACGGTCTGATCTTCGATAACTCTAAGGATCTTTGTCTGAAGCGCTAACGGCATATCACCTATCTCGTCAAAGAATATACTTCCTCCATCAGCGAGTTCAAACTTGCCCTTTCTCCTTTCAATAGCACCCGTAAAGGCACCCTTTTCATAGCCGAAGAGTTCTGACTCAAGGAGGGTCTCAGGAATAGCAGCACAGTTTATTTTTATGAATAGTTTGTCCTTTCTCGAACTGAGATTATGGATAGCGTTTGCCACGAGTTCCTTTCCTGTGCCACTTTCACCCTGAACGAGCACAGGGACATCGCTCTTTGCAATAGAGGGTAGGGAATCAAAAATATTCCTCATGGATGGACTCACGCCTATAATGTTTTCAAAATCTCTTTTTTCTTTGAGGGTTTCTTGAAGACGGCTTAGCTCAAGTTTGAGGGTATGAAATTTAAAGAATCGTTCTATCGTCACTAACAGTTCTTCATTTGAAAATGGCTTGGCAAGATAGTCAAACGCCCCATCTTTGATTGCCTGGACAGCGGTCTTCACATCAGAATAGGCAGTGATTATTATTACACCAGTTTCTGGGGAAAGAGACTTTGCCTTTCTCAGTATCTCAAGACCATCATGCTGTGGTAGTTTTAAATCAGTTATAATCAGGTCGTAATTACCATTTTCAATTGCAGTAAAACCCTGTGACCCATCCTCACAGAGGGTAATATCATAACCTGAAGAGGCAAGAAAATGGCTCATCCCAAGTCTCATGGATGGTTCATCTTCGATTATGAGTATCCGCTTCTTCATACGAAAATGCTCCTCCATCCGTCATTCCGTGCTTGACACGGAATCAAGTTCTTTTATCTTCTGGATTCCCGCTTTCGCGGGAATGACACCGGAGAGGATAGGCAATTTCACAGTAAATCGTGTTCCCTTCTCAGAGGTCTCAACAGCTATCTCACCTTTATGCTGTTCGACTATTGCCCTGCTAACAGTAAGACCGAGTCCTGTCCCTTCTCCAACATCCTTGGTCGTGAAAAATGGGTCAAAGATGTATGGGATTTCCTCCTCAGGGATTCCTCTCCCTGTGTCAGCAACAGATACCCAGCAGTACCCACCATTTACAGTAGACTCAATAGTCAATACCCGGGGGCTTCCATCCATCGCCTGGATAGCATTTATTATCAGATTTAAAAATACCTGCTCCATCTTGTTAGAATCAATCATCAGTTCGGGGATATCTTTAGAGAGGTTTTTAATAAGCGTAATCTCCTTTTTTGTGATAAGATACTCAGAGAGCCTGAGCACATTTTCTATAATCTTATTTATAGAGCAGGGTGAGAGCTTTAACGGAGCACTCTTTGAAAAATCAAGAAGTAGTTTCACTATATTCTGGATCCTGTCGAATCCTGAATTGACCAACTCTATATGTTCTTTCTTCGTCTCTTCATCCATCTCTATTGTAATAAGGTTATTGAAACAGAGTCGTATCCCGCCAAGTGGATTATTGACCTCATGGGCTATACCTGCGGATAGTTGTCCTAATGCAGCCAGTTTTTCCGTTTTCATTATCTGCTCCTCAATCACCTTTCTCTCTGTTATATTTTTAACATAGTGAACCACACGGCTTACCTCGTTAGAGTCGTCAAAGATAGGATAAAAATGGACGGAGTAATGCTGTCCATCCTGTGTTTTACAGTCTCCATAAATAGCCCTCTTTTCGATTAGTACCTGTTCAAGAATACATGCAGAGCAACGGCTATCATCCTGATGGGCTATTTCATGACATCTTTTGTTTAAGACTACAGGAGAACCTTTTAAAATCCATTCGCGGTATGCCTTGTTGCTCATAATTATAGAACACTCAGGATTGACCAGAGCAAGAGGGTCGCTGATACCATTGAAAATGGACTGAAGGGTCTCTATATTTCTTCTCAGGTCATCCTGGGCAGCGGAGAGATGAGATGCCATTATATTGAAGGATGACATCAGGCTACCTATTTCGTCACTTCTGTCACTCGGTATTTTTTTGCCTAAGTATTCTGTTCCATCGGCAATCCCTTTGAAGACATCAGATAACTGTTTGAGGGGTTTACTGACCATCTGCCAGAATGTACCATGTAAAATTATAAGTAGTAAAAATAAAATAGAAACACCAAAAATAAATGAGTCAATTGCTGCTCTTCTAACACCTGCTATGGCAATATCGAGAGGAACAGCTACAGATTGTGCACCAACTACCTCCCCTATCTTATATCCAAATCCACCCTCAGTACTATACCTTTTTATGAGTCCCTTTGGTGCTTCAGATGGATTACCATGGCACTGAAGACAGCGTTTTTCTCCAATCACCGGCTCCACTCTGATAAGGTATTTTTGATTCCCTGATTTAATTATCTCCTGCCATTCTTTTTGATCCTTGTTGTTTTTAAAGAAGGCGATCATCCTGGAGTGAAAAGGATTCGCCTTATTTTTGGGATTGCGTGGATTCTCCGATACCCTTTTATAGGTATACTCACTTACCTGGAGATTAAAGTGTCTCATGACCTCGTTAGTTACATAGGTGGTTGACATTGCCTCAACAACGAAATCGTCATGGGATTCTACTTGATGAAGGAAATTAAACATCCTCGGACGCAAGGTCTCTCTTATATAGTCTCCTACTGCCTTTGTCTGAGCGAGGATGATCCTCGTCTTCTCCTCTGCATCCTCGATGACCTGATTCTTCATATAATAATAAAAGAGGAGAGAGAGTAGGGCGCAGAAGAATAAAAGAATAAGGGCAACGCTCAGGCTGAATTTGGTGCTGAGTTTAAGTTCACTGATTTTCATTAATCAAAATATATCACAAAAGGCAACTTGATACAATAGTCAAGATGTTAACAACTTCGCCTCGACATCTGCACTGCTAATTTTATGGCTTCAAGAAGACTGGTTGGGTCAGCCATCCCCTTTCCAGCGATGTCATAGGCAGTACCATGACCAACAGATGTGCGGATGATGGGCAGTCCGAGGGTGACATTTACCGCTTTCCCGAATGCGAGCATCTTGAGTGGTATAAGTCCCTGGTCATGATACATTGCAACAATTACATCGTAGTCTCCCTTATATGCTTTATGAAATAATGTGTCAGGGGGGAGGGGACCTGAAGCATCAATCCCTTCTTCTTTTGCCAGCGCCACCGCAGGCAGGATTTCTTTTCTGTCTTCCTCGCCAAATATACCACCTTCCCCTGAATGCGGATTCAAACCACAGACAGCTACCCTCGGTCTTTCTATCCCGAAATATCTCATTGAACTGTGGGCAAGCCTTATCTTCCTGAGGACATCTTCTTTCTTTATGAGATACGGAACATCCTTCAGCGGGACATGGATTGTGACGAGCACGACCTTAAGATTACCACCGACAAGCATCATGCCAAAATCAGTAGTGCCTGTAAGTTCAGCGATAAGCTCGGTATGACCCGGATAACTGTATCCTGCCATCTTCAGGGTCTCTTTGTTAACAGGTGCGGTCACAATGGCTGCTATCTTCCCCTCAGATGCAAGTCTGACCGCTTCCTTTATATAATCTACAACCGCCCTACCAGCCTCTGCCTTAGCCGTTCCAAATTCGAGCAGAGAGGGACTGTAGTTCTCAATATTATAGATTATACCCTCGAAGTCTAAGGAGACTCCAAGACGGACTGATATTTCATTCATAATTCTCATATCCCCTATGACCACAGGATGGCATATATTCCGTATCTCTGAAGACAGAAGGGTTTTTGTAATAATCTCAGGACCGATGCCGTTTGGATCACCTATCGTAATCCCGATGATAGGCTTATTTTCCATTTTTTCTTTCTTTATGTCCGTTGATCAATCAACGAGGAGGAACCTCGTTGTCTACCTCTTTCGGTGCAAAAAACATCTCTGCATTGAAGGTCCCGATGATTACCTTCTTAGGACATCTCGGAACACATATACCGCAACCGATACATTTTTCTCTGTCAACCACATGCATCTTCTTTATCTCGCCAGAGATGGCATCCACAGGACATATCTTCCGACAGATAGCACAACCGTTACAACCTTCTGTTATCAGAGCCTTTGTCCTCTCAGGTATATAATCCATTATTGCATTTGTAGGGCATTTTGTCACACAGAGACCACAAGCCCTGCATTTATCAAGGTCTATCCTTGCGAGGTTGTTTTCCATTACAATAGCCTCAAATGGACATGTCTTTACACAGATGCCACACGCAATACAGCCAACATGACAGTATTTTTTGACAACAGAACCTTTGTCTTTTGAATGGCAGCGGACTATCACCTGTTTTGATAGTGGAAGTATCTCTATTACCTTCTTCGGACATGCAACAGCACATTTCCCACAGCCTGTGCATTTAATCAAATCCACTTCAGGCAGATCATCTTTTGTCATTGTTATAGCATCAAAAGGACATACAACCGCACAGGTGCCATAACCGAGACATCCGTATATACACGACTTATCCCCACCACCAGCAAGGACNNNNNNNNNNNNNNNNNNNNNNNNNNNNNNNNNNNNNNNNNNNNNNNNNNNNNNNNNNNNNNNNNNNNNNNNNNNNNNNNNNNNNNNNNNNNNNNNNNNNTAATCAAATCCACTTCAGGCAGATCATCTTTTGTCATTGTTATAGCATCAAAAGGACATACAACCGCACAGGTGCCATAACCGAGACATCCGTATATACACGACTTATCCCCACCACCAGCAAGGACTGCAGCCCTACAATCCTTAATTCCTTTATATACATATCGCCTTGTTGTATGACTTGTGGCACCCTGACAGAATACTCGCGCAACCACAGGTTCGACTTTCTCTGCAATCTTACCTGTAATCTTTGCTATAGTCTCAGCAACAGGTGTTTTGCCTGGTGTGCAGAGGTTTGGAGGGACATCAGGTCTTAATGCAACAGCCTCTGCATACCCCTGACATCCAGCATATCCGCATGCTCCACAGTTTGCACCTGGCAGGACATCCCTAACCTTCTCAATGATAGGGTCAATTTTTACAGCAAACTTTGCTGCAGCCAGAGCTAAACCCAGTCCAAAGATAATACCAATCAGTCCAAGAAAGGCGAGGACTAATACCATCAATTCTTTAAGGTTGATTGTTATAGGTTCATACATAATTACAACCTCACCAATCCTGAAAATCCTAAGAATGCAAGCGCTATCAAACCTGTAAGCACAAAGGCTATGGGTAATCCCTGAAATGCCTTTGGAACATCTGCAAGTTCAAGTTTCTCTCTAATGCTTGCCATTATTACCAGTGCAAGACTGAAACCTGCCCCTGAACCGAATCCTAATGTAATACTCTGTAAGAAATTATATTTTTCATCAGCATTAATAACCGGAACTGCAAGTATTATACAGTTGGTGGTAATTAAAACAAGGTATATACCAAGTTTATAATAAAGCACAGGGCTTATCTTCTTGAGGATAGTATCAGTAGCCTGAACAAATGCAGCAACAATACCTATAAAGATGACTATCCTTAAGAAGGTCAAATTCAGAGGAATCATAACAAAGTAATATACAATCCAGCTCAAGGCAGCACTTATGACCATAACAGATGTAAATGTAATACTCATCCCGATTGCTGTCTCCATCCTCTTTGAAACACCGAAGAAGATACAGAGACCAAGGTATCTTGCGAAGACGAAGTTATTGATTAACGCTGATGCTATAAATATCGTGCCAAGGTCCTCTAACATCCTTACCCCTTAATCCTTAATCCTTAATCTTTAGTGGCTTCCATGTGCATGCATTTCCATATGCACCTCTTTGCCACCTTCAGTCCCGTAAAGTTTTCTCTCAATCCAGTTAAAGAATGCCATCAAAAGTCCAATAACGAAAAATCCACCTGTTGGAAGAACCATTATTAACATGGGTTTTGTAGTGGTAAACGATATGCCGAATAGACCTCCCTGTCCTAAAAGCTCTCTTACCATTCCTATAACAATGAGGGCAAGCATGAATCCAACACCCATGCCGAATCCGTCAACTGCAGAGGGAAATACCTTATTCTTGCTTGCAAACAGTTCTGCACGGGAGATTATAATCGCAAATACAACAATAAGTTGTATAAAAAGACCCATCTCTTTGTAAGCTGCCCTTGAGTATGCTGCCATAGTCATGTCAGCAACACTGGTGTAAGTAGCTATTATAAGGATATACGCAGGAATCCTTATCTTGGGACTGATGAAATTCCTGAATATAGAAACGGTTATATTCACCATCGTCATAACAAACAAAACAGCGAGCCCCATAAGAAATCCGTTCCTTACGCTTGTGGTCACAGCAACTGCAGGACAGAGACTTAATGCGAGACGGAAGACAGGGTTTTCACCGAATATCCCATTTTTAAAGATCTTCCAGTAATCTTTTGACATCTCATGTCTCCTTTCCGAATTGTCATTTTTCTATCTATACCTTCTTCTGCTCGAGTCTCTCCCTTAATCTCTTTATAGCCTCTTTTACACCTTCAGTCACTGCCCGGCTCGAGATTGTTGCCCCGCTTATAGCCTGTATCTTATCCTCTGTAAAACCCTTAATCACCACAAGCTTTTCTATTGTTTTACCTTTAAATTGATCTTTAAATTCCTTTTTTTCTATCTCATCACCGAGCCCCGGTGTCTCACCATGTCCGAGTATATCTATCCCTTTAATCTTATAGTCTAAGTCTACTGCGACAAGCATCTTTATGAAACTTGAGTAACCTTTTCCAATAGCCTCTGCTATATAACCTATTTTCTCATCACCTATCTTGCACACATAATAATCCTTCTCCTTTTCATGGATTATTATCTTGCCTTCTTTCTCTATCTTCTCTGCCTCAGGAAGTATCCTTCTAAGCGCCTCTTCCTTCTCAAGAGCCTCTTTATATAATTTAACCGGTTCTGTTGTAGCAAATGTCCCTGTAAGGATGAACCCGGCAATAATGCAGACGATAGTGAGATTTATCGTAATCTTCGCTATGTCTCTCATTTACTTTCCACCTTCTTTAACTCTTACCAGACCGAATTTCTCTGTTTTAAATCTACGGTCAAGCATCGGTGTGAAGCAGTTCATCAGTAGTATAGCATAACAGACACCTTCAGGATACCCACCTTTAAGCCTTATAAGCACAGTAATCACTCCTGCTCCTAAACCGAATAATATCTGTGCCTTTCTCACAGATGGGCATGTCACATAATCGGTTGCCATATAAAAGGCGCCAAGAATTAAACCACCTGAGATTAAACTCAGCAAGGGGTCGCCTGTAAAAAGCCCATTTTTACCTCCAAATATCCATGTCAATACGGCAACCGTCCCGAGAAATGACGCAGGGATGTGCCATGTAATATATCCTTTGTAGATGAGATATGCTGCCCCGATTAAAAGTGCAATTATTGATGTCTCACCGAGAGAGCCCGCACGATGACCTATAAACAATTCTGTATATAAATTGGTCTTATCTCCAAAGACCTCGATTAACTTACCCATGCCCTCCTCCTTGAGTATGGCTAAAGGTGTAGCAGTGGTCTTTACATCCAGTCCAGCCATTATACCACTCGGCTCATACCATGTAGTCATAATCCTTGGCCAGCTTGCAAGGAGGAATGCCCTTCCCATAAGGGCAGGGTTAAATATATTATAGCCGAGCCCACCAAATATCTGTTTTGTTATGGCGATCGCAACAACATTACCAATCACAGGTATCCAGAGTGGAACGCCTGAAGGGAGGTTAAATGCCAGAAGTAACCCTGTGATGAATGCACTTCCATCACTGATTGTAACTTTTTTCTTTGATAGTCTTTGAACAACCACTTCTGTAGCCACTGCACTCAATATACTTACAGTAATAACAGCAAGCGCCCTTATCCCGAAGTAATAAACAGACATCAGGAACGCAGGGATGAGCGAAATGTTCACAGACCACATTATCTTTGCAACGGTCTCTTCACTCTGAATATGCGGACTAACACTGACTAATAATTTAGGTTGCTCTGCCATATCAGCCCTTTCTGCTTAATTCTAATTTTGCCAGTTTTATAAACTGAACAAGCGGACGCCTGGCAGGACAGACATATGCACATGTCCCACACTCAAAACAATCCATGCAGTCATACCCCCTCG of Nitrospirota bacterium contains these proteins:
- a CDS encoding putative sulfate exporter family transporter, which translates into the protein MAEKQGIDWTTLWRKDDWMSVWIGFLILIIFMAGLTIKLPGWKWMTDGAFQGKIAGFTTKVESLAKDAEAKGEEALQKSAVTLKSALDAKDRKAIGDAAGKLEKAAKEAKDKDLKKKGEKLGKDIKGPAGNTIGKVLSAGNLKNALYILIGFYVLAGVGMLLMGESIKNFTMGFPIVWILVAFSFFISGNSTLAYYGFEVVFWALLVGLFISNVIGVPDWLKTAVKTEFFIKIGLVLLGAEVLFGVIAKVGVYGMLQAILMIVVVFYACFWISKKIGLDDEFASILGTAVSICGVSAAIAAGGAVKGDPKKVSHAISLVLLCAVPMLILMPIIAKAVGMPDAVAGAWIGGTIDTTGAVVAAGAIAGEKAMSVAVIVKMAQNVLIGAAAFLLAVWFTFKGKEVGEKPGIAEIWFRFPKFVVGFIIASFVFSFFMAEADAKAVTKITSPLRGWWFTFAFLCIGLETKFKELLAMGGGKPAVAFLGAQALNILWTLVLAYLIFGGILFATQF
- a CDS encoding rhodanese-like domain-containing protein — translated: MKRMKGFKLSVVLFVALLFVVPSAFSADYANPALLADVKMIADNIAKPNWVVIDCRDEKAYAAGHISGAISLGGPCSKILRDPTARVKKTADLEKILGSAGISADKHVVVYSDAKHITSASVAFWILEYLGHKNVHFMNGGIESWQAAGKPVDKAEKKHPAATYKAKVVKSRIAPTSEIAKIAKGEVKGVQVIDSRTEKEHKGADIRALRGGYIPNTTIHVSHTETYDHKTGKIDSMDELGKLFGKLDKNKRTIGYCQTGTRSTLTYLQLRLMGFKDPANYDDSWIVYGSNLKYPVANENWYDFVKVNKAIKALEEMKKAAEKK
- a CDS encoding sigma-54 dependent transcriptional regulator gives rise to the protein MKKRILIIEDEPSMRLGMSHFLASSGYDITLCEDGSQGFTAIENGNYDLIITDLKLPQHDGLEILRKAKSLSPETGVIIITAYSDVKTAVQAIKDGAFDYLAKPFSNEELLVTIERFFKFHTLKLELSRLQETLKEKRDFENIIGVSPSMRNIFDSLPSIAKSDVPVLVQGESGTGKELVANAIHNLSSRKDKLFIKINCAAIPETLLESELFGYEKGAFTGAIERRKGKFELADGGSIFFDEIGDMPLALQTKILRVIEDQTVVRLGGSEPIKVNVRSIYATSRSLKEAIKDGEFKDALYYRINVIPITIPPLKERKEDIPYLIEHFLKQFGEKFSKPDLKISQTAYDMLLSYSYPGNVRELKHAIERAVVLSKDGVIETNHLPDEISSMREGILSISENLTLEAGIRHFEKQRILKALNEAGGKKTEAAKRLGISRKVLWKRLKDYGVD
- a CDS encoding DUF3365 domain-containing protein; its protein translation is MKISELKLSTKFSLSVALILLFFCALLSLLFYYYMKNQVIEDAEEKTRIILAQTKAVGDYIRETLRPRMFNFLHQVESHDDFVVEAMSTTYVTNEVMRHFNLQVSEYTYKRVSENPRNPKNKANPFHSRMIAFFKNNKDQKEWQEIIKSGNQKYLIRVEPVIGEKRCLQCHGNPSEAPKGLIKRYSTEGGFGYKIGEVVGAQSVAVPLDIAIAGVRRAAIDSFIFGVSILFLLLIILHGTFWQMVSKPLKQLSDVFKGIADGTEYLGKKIPSDRSDEIGSLMSSFNIMASHLSAAQDDLRRNIETLQSIFNGISDPLALVNPECSIIMSNKAYREWILKGSPVVLNKRCHEIAHQDDSRCSACILEQVLIEKRAIYGDCKTQDGQHYSVHFYPIFDDSNEVSRVVHYVKNITERKVIEEQIMKTEKLAALGQLSAGIAHEVNNPLGGIRLCFNNLITIEMDEETKKEHIELVNSGFDRIQNIVKLLLDFSKSAPLKLSPCSINKIIENVLRLSEYLITKKEITLIKNLSKDIPELMIDSNKMEQVFLNLIINAIQAMDGSPRVLTIESTVNGGYCWVSVADTGRGIPEEEIPYIFDPFFTTKDVGEGTGLGLTVSRAIVEQHKGEIAVETSEKGTRFTVKLPILSGVIPAKAGIQKIKELDSVSSTE
- the pdxA gene encoding 4-hydroxythreonine-4-phosphate dehydrogenase PdxA; this encodes MENKPIIGITIGDPNGIGPEIITKTLLSSEIRNICHPVVIGDMRIMNEISVRLGVSLDFEGIIYNIENYSPSLLEFGTAKAEAGRAVVDYIKEAVRLASEGKIAAIVTAPVNKETLKMAGYSYPGHTELIAELTGTTDFGMMLVGGNLKVVLVTIHVPLKDVPYLIKKEDVLRKIRLAHSSMRYFGIERPRVAVCGLNPHSGEGGIFGEEDRKEILPAVALAKEEGIDASGPLPPDTLFHKAYKGDYDVIVAMYHDQGLIPLKMLAFGKAVNVTLGLPIIRTSVGHGTAYDIAGKGMADPTSLLEAIKLAVQMSRRSC
- a CDS encoding 4Fe-4S binding protein; translation: VLAGGGDKSCIYGCLGYGTCAVVCPFDAITMTKDDLPEVDLIKCTGCGKCAVACPKKVIEILPLSKQVIVRCHSKDKGSVVKKYCHVGCIACGICVKTCPFEAIVMENNLARIDLDKCRACGLCVTKCPTNAIMDYIPERTKALITEGCNGCAICRKICPVDAISGEIKKMHVVDREKCIGCGICVPRCPKKVIIGTFNAEMFFAPKEVDNEVPPR
- a CDS encoding RnfABCDGE type electron transport complex subunit B, producing MYEPITINLKELMVLVLAFLGLIGIIFGLGLALAAAKFAVKIDPIIEKVRDVLPGANCGACGYAGCQGYAEAVALRPDVPPNLCTPGKTPVAETIAKITGKIAEKVEPVVARVFCQGATSHTTRRYVYKGIKDCRAAVLAGGGDKSCIYGCLGYGTCAVVCPFDAITMTKDDLPEVDLI
- a CDS encoding RnfABCDGE type electron transport complex subunit A; this encodes MLEDLGTIFIASALINNFVFARYLGLCIFFGVSKRMETAIGMSITFTSVMVISAALSWIVYYFVMIPLNLTFLRIVIFIGIVAAFVQATDTILKKISPVLYYKLGIYLVLITTNCIILAVPVINADEKYNFLQSITLGFGSGAGFSLALVIMASIREKLELADVPKAFQGLPIAFVLTGLIALAFLGFSGLVRL
- a CDS encoding electron transport complex subunit E: MSKDYWKIFKNGIFGENPVFRLALSLCPAVAVTTSVRNGFLMGLAVLFVMTMVNITVSIFRNFISPKIRIPAYILIIATYTSVADMTMAAYSRAAYKEMGLFIQLIVVFAIIISRAELFASKNKVFPSAVDGFGMGVGFMLALIVIGMVRELLGQGGLFGISFTTTKPMLIMVLPTGGFFVIGLLMAFFNWIERKLYGTEGGKEVHMEMHAHGSH
- a CDS encoding RnfABCDGE type electron transport complex subunit G — its product is MRDIAKITINLTIVCIIAGFILTGTFATTEPVKLYKEALEKEEALRRILPEAEKIEKEGKIIIHEKEKDYYVCKIGDEKIGYIAEAIGKGYSSFIKMLVAVDLDYKIKGIDILGHGETPGLGDEIEKKEFKDQFKGKTIEKLVVIKGFTEDKIQAISGATISSRAVTEGVKEAIKRLRERLEQKKV
- a CDS encoding RnfABCDGE type electron transport complex subunit D, with amino-acid sequence MAEQPKLLVSVSPHIQSEETVAKIMWSVNISLIPAFLMSVYYFGIRALAVITVSILSAVATEVVVQRLSKKKVTISDGSAFITGLLLAFNLPSGVPLWIPVIGNVVAIAITKQIFGGLGYNIFNPALMGRAFLLASWPRIMTTWYEPSGIMAGLDVKTTATPLAILKEEGMGKLIEVFGDKTNLYTELFIGHRAGSLGETSIIALLIGAAYLIYKGYITWHIPASFLGTVAVLTWIFGGKNGLFTGDPLLSLISGGLILGAFYMATDYVTCPSVRKAQILFGLGAGVITVLIRLKGGYPEGVCYAILLMNCFTPMLDRRFKTEKFGLVRVKEGGK